The nucleotide window AATTATAGCagttaaaacataaaaaaaaataataccaaataaATTAAGAAGGAGGAAAATAGAGGAGAGGAAAGAAAGATGGAAAGGAACTGCAACTGAACAAAAAACATGTTATATAATATTACAAAACTGTTAACGTGTTTTCATTGTTTTAAGTGAATTGTTTccaaattttactaaaaacaatgaaaacatGAATTTAACGTTATAGGAAATTTCATCTTATTCAAAAAACATATtctaaaattgttttaaaaaaataaatcaaatatgtTTTCACTCTTGTTTTCTTATTTAAGTGAGAATGAAAAGttgaaaacagaaaatagacAAACTAAAGGCACCCTAAAtgtgtttcaatttttttaaatgatagacacttgaaattattttgtatgCATATTTTGCAATAACTGAATGAGAAGCACATAGTTATAGGGGTGTTCAAATTCAAACCGATCCAAATTAAACCGCTCATTTAATCAAATCTAAACTGAAAATCGATTAAAAATCGCACTAATTTGGATTTGATTGGATCTTATTTTTTACAAACCGCTGGATTGGATCGGATTTCGGATCTATTTTTCACAACCGAtcaaatccaatccaaaccgcataatgtgttataatattattattttattattatgtttacaATTTTACTTATAACatattcaatttgttatacatttttatattttttatgtattattatttaatagatgttttatgttcaaaatgtgatttatttatttattttaactaacctataattttatttctattgttatgttatcgttggttttttaagatattgttaaAGACTTGCTATGTCATTATTggttatttgaaatttaatgttgagatttattatatatatatatttaatttttttaatttataaaaccgCAAAACTAATCCAATTCAAACCGCTCGAAATTGGAtcagatcggatcggattttttttaaaaaaaaaaacaatctaATTCAAACTGCACCGTAAGTAAACATAGTGTTCAGATCGGATGAATTTTTAACTCAAAATTGATCCAAATTGCACCGCAAATATCCCTACATAGTTATTAGTTTTGCTAGGGTGGTCAAAATGCATTAAATTTGTTGTgtcaacttatttatttatttaaataaaaaaattacctttaaaattaaatttgtttaaagtTTGGATTAAATAGACAAAGTTGATTAATCTATAAAAATAACCGTTTAAATGGACAAGTCTTTAGGTTAAATGGAAAgactgtttaatttttttttcgtttttcaataaaaatgtagTACTTTTTTCAATAGTTTTTCTATTAAAGCCAAGAATGTGACCTAATCTAATAAGAATTTAATGAGTAACTTTAAcataacattaaaatttaacagtacaaactatttttaaaatcaataatgttatgtatatattaaaaagaatttaattttgatgcttagTTTATTAGTGTAAAGTAGTTTTGTACGTTACACAAtgttatatcaataaaaaaaattactttttataatgaTAGCGTgaataatcatttaaaaaaatagatgtgACTGTATAATCgtgtgtatcaaaattaaatttgataaaaaaattagttagaaaattttttactcatataaaatatatattaaaatacaaaatatacattaaaaatctGAAACAATTCATGTATTTATTGAGTTCCACTACACTCCAagtatttttatcaattaagtCCAATCAAGTTGGTCTAAATCCAATAAAAATTACTTACATAAGATATGCGTAAATCACACACTTTTCTCATTTTCGTCTTTCTTATTGCTGTCTTCGTCCCTCATTCTGATGCTATAATTGCTTATGCAGTTTGTTCGTTACCTGATGATCTCGGATTCTCAACGGGTCGGGTGGTGATGAGTGGGGGAACGGGTGAGACCCTGAGCTAACGTGGAGTGACGGCAAAGATGCGCGCTGATGACACCAGGAGTGGTATCAGTGTCCGTACAAGTTGGTAGCCAAATTAAGTAAGGTGATGTGTATTTTGGAGGGAGTGCTGACCTCTCCCCTTATATATTGTGCTGGGCGGGTATAGAGGTGACCTTGTCCACTGGCCAGAATGCTTGAGCTGTCCCCACGCACGTGGGGAAGAGCTGGTCGTCCTAAACGTCGGATCAGGGATTTGGATCCTGCTCCGATAAATCCGACCTGACCGGCTCGCTAGGCGTGAAGTTTGGGGCGCGCTGGTAGTGCGGCCGTACGTCGGCCGGGTTGGATGTTCGAGAGCTGATCCGTTGGGTTCCCTCTGAGGAATAGTTTGGACTTGGGTTAGAAGTGGTGCTCCAATCCGACGACCAGTTGAATTGGGCTTGTAGCGGTCCTGTAACATAGTTGTTCCACTATGATTGTAGTTTATATAATAACCTATAATTCATATACAATTAACCATAAGTAATAGCGAAATCAGAGAAAAAAAACTTAAGCACCACAAACACAAACATAAACGCAAGAATAAACAGACTTTTCCTTCTAGCCTTGAAAACATGCAATGGTTCATACGCAACATATgcacatatatattttataagtaGTTATACATAAATTTCACATTACTAATAGTGGagcttgaaacaaaattttggaGGTCAGATAGAAGATAATTGTCAATATACTTTTGATATAAATTCCATTTAAGATAAGTTCGTCTAACCTTATCTCTTTGATTTGAgtgatattgccaaatttaaAACCGTTTTCCAGGGTCTCATTCTAAAGaattaaggtcaaactcatTAGACGTAACactttaaacttttaaaaattgtatctcactttttttcgttatttattaaagtagaagaactatctataggtgttaatattataaaaatgatatattttcctttttaaatATTAGCCTTTCTCTTAAAAATGTatcaattctttgatttttcatgattattttatataaaaatttgaatatatatcctgtaaaatatgtaaaaaagaaattagaaggacaaatattaaaatttataatatttattgaatttttttatcaatttatgcaaatacaataatattaatacttattgaatattctaatattttttattatataaaaaattaaattaaataaatagtaaaatataaaataatattaaattatataaataaaaaaacttaattttttatatttgaactcaaaGGTAGAGAGAGTGTTGTTTATTGAATAGAGAGTTGCGAAATACGAATACACTCAGTTCAGTCCAAATCCAACAAAGTTTAAAggttttaaactaaaaattattgtgcaataaaaataagagatgaATATTAAACTTTAgtattttaaatcataataaaatatttgagccaactgaactattttttattttctaaaaaaatattactaaattttttaacaaaaatttgggACTATACCCCCTCTGTCTTAACTAAGCCTCTGCCCCTACACATTACTAACACttagtagtaataataatacGTAATAAAGATTTTCTGTTTTCTAAAAGCTTTACCATGAGTCATACACTAACCTTATGGATTAtgtgaaaaaagaaataaagagaagacagacaaaaaaaaaagatgataacaatgataaataatttaaattatacagaatttattaaaaaataacattaaaattttttaaatttaatccaaaaaatttttgaattttaaaatcaaaattttttaagagtGAAATTTGTCTATGACATTGAAATTTTTCTTAAggtatcttcttcttctactattttttttttcacattttatCTTCTTTGTCCCAATATGttcttcttttttatgttttattattgatataaaatttattctatatcttcttatgtttttatttaaacaaatttattttaaagttaaatgGTATATTCTTAAGTCTTATACAGCAAATTGTCTTCTAATATAGTGTAGAGATTaattcaatttctttatttatcatgataaaatttatgttttatataaaaaattttgatgtcaTTCATGATCATTATCAtcttttttatatcttatttttcttctttatccTTCTCTTTTATAAAACTTTTAAAGGtacacaaataaataaacaaaaaaaataaataaaaaaaaatgataacgACGATGATGATAGCAATGATGACAATTAAGAAAGAgaaggataaaaaaaataaaaaaaaataaaaaaaagagaaaaaaatatatgaataaattattagatttgGATATATATGGtttcttttttaatatgtatataatatttttgttttcaaatcaatagtataattagatattatttaaatgttgtcttttatttaatttttagaaaaaaaaaacaaataatttctttaattttttaataattaatacgtaaaaatgagtatttaaattaattaaataataataaatttttaaaaaatctgaaaaaaaaagctgaattttaaagaataagtaacttttttttctaattaccAAACAGAAACAATAATCAAATTGATTGTAATACTTTTTGGCCATATCAATGTGCCTAACTTTAAATATGGAAGAACTGATTTAATTGTGTATAAAAATTGAGAGAATATTTAAGTAAGTTTAGAGTGAGAAGCGGGTCTCTCTCTACCCTCACACGCCTGGCACGTACACCTGAAAGGTTCAGTTTTACCTTGAAGAGTGCACAGTAGTTCCTTGGCTTCCGCTGTTCCGCATTCTTCAAAGCACACAACATattggagaaagaaaaaaacaaattagGGTTTCGCATTTGCGGAGATGGCACTGTGCAGCCGAATCAGATCGGGGATTTCAGTCTTCAACAAATTAGCGTTCGCCGTTTCCCAGAGATCCACTCTCCAACGATCTCTCATTGCCCCTTCCAATTCCCTGGTGAGTTATTCAACCTAAATCCTTTTCATCTGTTTAATACTTGAACCTCTCAAATCAATTTTCAGATCATTTGATAACACCGTTGATTGTTGTCGATTTGGAATTTGcctttttttttcagatttttttccTCTAAAATATGTCGAAGGTTTTCATTTCCTCCGCTGAATAACTTCTCATTTTCCGAAAAGATTTTATAGTAATCTGTTTTTTTAAGTTGTTGCGTTGAGGCATGTGTTTGAGATGTATAATGAACATACTTTTCTTTACCGtctgatttttatttatttattttttaaaaaagaatttttttttaatatatattttatctgtTGCTTTTGATTTGATTCATAACAGTCTGATTAATTTTCCATGAATTCTTTGTAAtctgtttttatattttgttgcgTTGAGGCATGATTTTGAAGTAAAAGAATCTCCTGCTTTTTGTGCCTGTTGATAACTTGTACTGTGTTGTTTGTGCTGAGGTTTTATACTGTTGCATACTTGTTCATTTCACCATTTCATGTTTCAGGAATGGTTTTTATTGGCCGCATTtaagtgtttattttatttttaataatttgttcCCCTATCATGATATGCTTTCAGGTCTCTAGAGGTTATGCCAATGTGCCAGGGGCAAAGGAAGATAAAGTTAAGGTAATTGGACATATTGTTTGTGTCATAATTCCTTAATACACTTAAGCCTGATGTAGAAGAAATTGTGCTTAGACTGTGATtgatagaagaagaaaatatgaacTTGTAACTGATTGAATATGAATCTAAATTCAATGAATTTTCACTTAGTTAATTGTTATGTTTATAATCTAAATTCAATGAATTTTCACTTAGTTAATTGTTATGTTTATAATCTAAATTCAATGAATTgttgatttatatttcatttGGGTCAGATTGAATTgttcaaaaaattttgtttcatcCTTGAGCCGCAGTGCTTGTTATTGATGGGTTCAGAATTTTGTCTTATTATTTCTTGATTGCATCTATAGGTGCCACTGGCTATGTTTGGTGGCTCTGGAAACTATGCCTCTGCTTTGTATATTGCAGCAGTGAAAGCTAATTCAGTCGAAAAGGTTGAGTCCGAGATTCTTCAGTTTGTTGAGGCAGTTAAGAACAGTACTAAAGTTTCCCAGTTCATAAGTGACTTGTCTGTGAAGAAAGATATTAGAGTAAAGGTTATTGAAGACATTGCTGGTCAATCTAAGTTTTCTGATGTTACAAAGAACTTCCTTGGTATGTTTGCTTCCTATGGTAGTATATTTTGACAAACATAATTGTTACGTATACATAATTATAAATTCtgaattacttttattttattgtttgaaATATATTGAACCAGAGAAGTTAGTACATCAGATTTTCCTATACAGACTTTTGGTGATTCTcttgtgtttttagtttttgatgTCTGTGCATCTTTTATGGGTTCTCATCCACTCACATATATTCTGGGAAAGGGATAATATACATTTTATGGATAAACATATTGAATGCTTGTTTTGCATTTTGAGCTTCTTTGATTCTCTTTTCTCCCCTTTTTTGTTTTGCTACTATGAAGGATTCTCCtattcattttgtttttaattttttgcctCAGGGAATTTTGTCTAAGGGTTTATAGAGCAAATTTAACCGAGTAGTTGCCTCTCAGGCATGCAAGCAAAATGTAATGAATTAGGAAGTATTCCAGGCTCTTATACTTGTTAACAGCTAACAATATTATAAGTCTCCTCAACTATATTTTCTATAGCAATTACACTAACACACCAAAcaaattattcaataaaatgtCACCCAACACCCCTATCATATTCATATTTTGTTTATCACTTCCCTTTAATCCTTGTTAAATTTCCTACTTGAATAATGTTTCATTTTAATTGTGTTTgtaatttgtaaatattttattatcaattttttttagccAGTTCTTCTCGGGCATTATTACATTCAGATTATTCTCATGTTACTAGACCACGTACCTCGTGTCAGTCATTCAATTCTTCTATTAGATTTTATGCCTCTAGCTTCATTTATTGCATTCATAAGTGATTAATTGAACTCCTTGCTCAAAACATCCCCAACTTTGTTGTCCTTTGAATGCTGGAAATAGACTGCGTCTTCCTGGGTTGCGGAAATTAAAGCTTTTATTCTAGCACAATAGCATTAATAAATCTGGCCTTTGAATTATTAGGGATCAGTTTATACTAGTGCTAGGAAATATGAATTATGTTCTATGAGCACCCTTTTATTTGGGTCTTAAGACTGACCTTTGTGTGTTATTGAGCTTCACAAATTATGCTGCATTATGACTGTCTTAATTCTCAGATTAATTCATTTATCTTAGTATAAGGTGGACATAAGAGTTTTTAGATATGGTGATATCATAAAAAGTTTTACTTTTGATTTACTTATTTTCCCATATGAAATATGAGTATGATACGATTAtgcaataataattttatcttaGTCATCAAGTGATACACATCATGGTACTTTGATGTTTGCTTCTTGTTTCCTGGGAATTTCATCAGTTTCTTGGCTGTCTCTTTTAATACTTTGAGACTTCATTTATCTGAGTTTTGGCAAATGCTATACCATTTTTTCAGACATTAAAGTTTATtgattaatttatctttttttaaagtcCTTGTCGCTGAGAATGGGAGGCTTAAAAACATTGAAACTATTGCAAAGAGGTATAGGGAGTTGGCAATGGCATACAAGGGAGAAGTGAAAGCCATTGTGACAACAGTGATTGTAAGTAGTACTTCTTTTACGATTAGTTTCTGGCTAAAAGGAAATGCAACATACTACATATATTTACTCTGCAATGCTGAATTCATTTCCATTCTCATCAGGAGGATTGGATTATGTGTTCTCTAATGGAATGAACTTTATTGGATAAAATGGATACTTTCATGTAATTTCTGTCGTCAATATGTGTTCTTTATTCCATATGCATAATATTTTGAGAACATTGTTACTATCTTCCTCTGCTAGGTAGTTTCATGGTCTTTTTGCATGTGTATTTGTATCTCTATTTATGTATCTTCCTCAGAAAATTAATTCGTTGATTATATTTTACCATAATTGtcttattgattttatatatatgttctaCGCATGTTAT belongs to Arachis duranensis cultivar V14167 chromosome 8, aradu.V14167.gnm2.J7QH, whole genome shotgun sequence and includes:
- the LOC107462784 gene encoding ATP synthase subunit O, mitochondrial — encoded protein: MALCSRIRSGISVFNKLAFAVSQRSTLQRSLIAPSNSLVSRGYANVPGAKEDKVKVPLAMFGGSGNYASALYIAAVKANSVEKVESEILQFVEAVKNSTKVSQFISDLSVKKDIRVKVIEDIAGQSKFSDVTKNFLVLVAENGRLKNIETIAKRYRELAMAYKGEVKAIVTTVIPLPAEEEKALKETLQQMLGTGAKVHLEQKIDPSILGGLVLEFSQKVFDMSIKTRAQQMERILREPISIADI